The DNA segment GCCAGTCAGCATATTTTGGTAAAACAGCTCTTATATCATGATTTTCTAGAATGTTAACAAAAGCAAATGGCTTACCACATGATCTAACTGCTGTTGCTGCATGAGCAGAAAAACCACATTGTGGTAGGTTTGGTGAGCCTTTCATATATAAGATGATATCATTTTCTTTTAATTGTTTTTCAATTCGATCAACTACTTTTTGTTCTTCTGGAGTATACATTTTGCTTCCTTTTTTATTTTTAAACAATTAAGTTTAGAAATTTCACCTAAAAGGTGATAGTATATTATACTATAATAGGAAGATACTACAAAGTATAATTCAACTGATTCAAGGAGAGTAAGCAAATGAAATTTGAATTACCAAAACTACCTTACAATGTTGACGCATTAGAACCAACAATATCAAAAGAAACTATAGAGTATCACTATGGCAAACATCATCAGACATATGTAAATAACCTGAATAATTTAGTTGAGGGCACTGAGCATGCTGGCAGAAACCTAGAAGAAATCATAAAGAATTCTTCTGGTGGTATATTTAATAATGCTGCTCAAGTTTTCAATCATACTTTCTATTGGAATTGTTTGACTCCTAACAAAACCGAGGCTTCTAGTCAGCTAAAAGCAGCGCTAATTGAGGCATGTGGTTCTGTAGAAAATTTTAAAGAGCAATTCTCAAAAGCAGCTATCTCAATATTTGGTTCTGGTTGGGCTTGGTTAGTAAAAAATACTGACAGTAAGCTTGAAATTGTAACGACAAGTAATGCAGGTTGTCCATTAACAGAGAACAAAAAACCATTATTAACATTTGATGTTTGGGAGCATGCTTACTATATCGATTATCGTAATGCTAGACCTAAGTATGTTGAAGCGTTATGGGATATCGTAAACTGGGAATTTGTTTCTGAGCAATTTGCCAATTAGGATTTTCCTTGATGTTAAAAATAAGACTTCTTTATTACTCTTTCGTAATTGGAGTGTTGTAAATAGTAGTTATAGTGTTTGTAGCTATGTTGTTTTTGTTTTGCAATTATCAATACTACATTTAAGATATATAGTATTGATAATTCTGCTATTACCTTGGATAATATTTGTGCTATCTCTTATAAAGTTAATAAATAAAAATTAGTGTAAGTTTGCCATTAATTTTATTTTTGTTCTAAAGATAAATATTAGTAGTGATATAACCATTCCGACTATAAAACTAAAAATAAACAATCCTTCCCATCTGTAGTGTGCTTGAATATATCCGGCTAAAGGTCCTACAAATACCCTTGCTAAAGAGTCTATTGAACTTAAAATTGCGAATTGAGTAGCTGAAAATTTTACATTAATAAGACTCATGATCA comes from the Francisella persica ATCC VR-331 genome and includes:
- the grxD gene encoding Grx4 family monothiol glutaredoxin — protein: MYTPEEQKVVDRIEKQLKENDIILYMKGSPNLPQCGFSAHAATAVRSCGKPFAFVNILENHDIRAVLPKYADWPTFPQLWVKGELIGGCDIIMEMNESGELKKLIDSVK
- a CDS encoding superoxide dismutase, whose product is MKFELPKLPYNVDALEPTISKETIEYHYGKHHQTYVNNLNNLVEGTEHAGRNLEEIIKNSSGGIFNNAAQVFNHTFYWNCLTPNKTEASSQLKAALIEACGSVENFKEQFSKAAISIFGSGWAWLVKNTDSKLEIVTTSNAGCPLTENKKPLLTFDVWEHAYYIDYRNARPKYVEALWDIVNWEFVSEQFAN